One genomic region from Oncorhynchus gorbuscha isolate QuinsamMale2020 ecotype Even-year linkage group LG13, OgorEven_v1.0, whole genome shotgun sequence encodes:
- the LOC123992801 gene encoding beta-crystallin A1-2: MALTTPNPVGPWKITVYDQENFQGKRMEFTASCQNIMECGVDNIRSLKVECGAWVGYEHSSFSGQQFVLERGEYPRWESWSGSNAYHIERLMSFRPVCSANHKESKIVVFERENFIGKQWEMNDDYPSLQAMGWGNNEIGSMQVQSGAWVCYQFPGYRGYQYIMECDRHGGEYKHYREWGSHAQTFQVQSLRRIQQ, translated from the exons ATGGCGCTGACTACTCCTAACCCAGTGGGACCATGGAAG ATCACTGTCTACGACCAGGAGAACTTCCAGGGAAAGCGTATGGAGTTCACTGCTTCCTGCCAGAACATCATGGAGTGTGGTGTGGACAACATCCGCTCCCTGAAGGTCGAGTGTGGAGC CTGGGTTGGGTACGAGCACTCCAGCTTCTCTGGGCAGCAGTTTGTGTTGGAGCGTGGAGAGTACCCTCGCTGGGAGTCCTGGAGTGGCAGCAACGCCTACCACATCGAAAGGTTGATGTCCTTCCGCCCAGTCTGCTCTGCT AACCATAAGGAGTCCAAGATTGTGGTGTTCGAAAGGGAGAACTTCATTGGCAAGCAGTGGGAGATGAACGATGACTACCCCTCCCTGCAGGCCATGGGCTGGGGCAACAACGAGATCGGATCCATGCAGGTCCAGAGTGGAGC CTGGGTGTGCTACCAGTTCCCCGGTTACCGTGGCTACCAGTACATCATGGAGTGCGACCGTCATGGCGGAGAGTACAAACACTACAGGGAGTGGGGCTCCCACGCTCAGAC
- the LOC123992802 gene encoding beta-crystallin B3-like isoform X1, giving the protein MYIYPYSGGLIPTLRLIFLDVRSSLVPDNQPLDSTMSHSGAQGSIGSHPAMGLRAHKMYLFEFENFQGRMMECITECRNLCEKGFERIGSIRVECGPWVGYEQQNLSGEMFMLEKGEYPRWDTWSNSYRCDRFMSVRPVRMDTQDHKICLFECNNFEGRKMEVCDEDIPSLWSYGFQDRVASIQVTGGTWVGYQYPGYRGYQYVFECGVFKHWNEWGAHHPQIQSIRRVRDMQTHRRGCFEWTV; this is encoded by the exons atgtatatatatcccTACTCTGGGGGCTTGATTCCAACTCTTAGGCTTATCTTTCTGGACGTCCGTTCCTCCCTTGTACCTGACAACCAGCCGCTTG ATTCGACCATGTCCCACTCTGGAGCCCAGGGCAGCATTGGGAGCCACCCAGCCATGGGCCTGCGTGCCCACAAA ATGTACCTGTTTGAGTTTGAGAACTTCCAGGGTCGTATGATGGAGTGCATCACTGAGTGCCGTAACCTGTGTGAGAAGGGCTTTGAGAGGATCGGCTCCATCAGGGTGGAGTGTGGACC CTGGGTGGGCTATGAGCAGCAGAACCTGAGTGGAGAAATGTTCATGCTGGAGAAGGGAGAGTACCCCCGCTGGGATACCTGGAGCAACAGCTACAGGTGTGACCGCTTCATGTCCGTCAGGCCCGTTCGCATG GACACCCAGGACCACAAGATCTGCCTGTTTGAGTGTAATAACTTTGAGGGCCGTAAGATGGAGGTGTGTGATGAGGATATCCCCAGTCTGTGGTCCTACGGCTTCCAGGACCGTGTGGCCAGCATCCAGGTCACTGGTGGAAC TTGGGTTGGCTACCAGTACCCTGGTTACCGTGGCTACCAGTACGTGTTTGAGTGCGGTGTCTTCAAGCACTGGAACGAGTGGGGCGCCCACCATCCCCAGATCCAGTCCATCCGTAGAGTGAGGGACATGCAGACACATCGCAGAGGCTGCTTTGAGTGGACCGTCTAG
- the LOC123992802 gene encoding beta-crystallin B1-like isoform X2, with product MGGKDSTMSHSGAQGSIGSHPAMGLRAHKMYLFEFENFQGRMMECITECRNLCEKGFERIGSIRVECGPWVGYEQQNLSGEMFMLEKGEYPRWDTWSNSYRCDRFMSVRPVRMDTQDHKICLFECNNFEGRKMEVCDEDIPSLWSYGFQDRVASIQVTGGTWVGYQYPGYRGYQYVFECGVFKHWNEWGAHHPQIQSIRRVRDMQTHRRGCFEWTV from the exons atggggggcaAAG ATTCGACCATGTCCCACTCTGGAGCCCAGGGCAGCATTGGGAGCCACCCAGCCATGGGCCTGCGTGCCCACAAA ATGTACCTGTTTGAGTTTGAGAACTTCCAGGGTCGTATGATGGAGTGCATCACTGAGTGCCGTAACCTGTGTGAGAAGGGCTTTGAGAGGATCGGCTCCATCAGGGTGGAGTGTGGACC CTGGGTGGGCTATGAGCAGCAGAACCTGAGTGGAGAAATGTTCATGCTGGAGAAGGGAGAGTACCCCCGCTGGGATACCTGGAGCAACAGCTACAGGTGTGACCGCTTCATGTCCGTCAGGCCCGTTCGCATG GACACCCAGGACCACAAGATCTGCCTGTTTGAGTGTAATAACTTTGAGGGCCGTAAGATGGAGGTGTGTGATGAGGATATCCCCAGTCTGTGGTCCTACGGCTTCCAGGACCGTGTGGCCAGCATCCAGGTCACTGGTGGAAC TTGGGTTGGCTACCAGTACCCTGGTTACCGTGGCTACCAGTACGTGTTTGAGTGCGGTGTCTTCAAGCACTGGAACGAGTGGGGCGCCCACCATCCCCAGATCCAGTCCATCCGTAGAGTGAGGGACATGCAGACACATCGCAGAGGCTGCTTTGAGTGGACCGTCTAG